CGCGACCGACGACACGCTGCTCGCCGCCGAGGCGACGATCGAGGGCAGTACGCCGCAGGGCGACTTCGTGCTCTCGCACACCTGCCTGCCGGCGCCGACGCAGACGCCGACCCCGGAGGTATCCGGGAGCCAGACAGCCACCCCGACGCCAGAGGTGTCAGGGAGCCAGACAGCCACCCCGACGCCAGAGGTGTCAGGGACCGAGACGGCAACTCCCTCGGGCACGCCGTCCGCCACCGTGTCGGGTGTGCGGTTCACGAACACTCCGTCCGGGTCGATCTCCCCGACGGTGCTCGGCGTGAAGCAGACCAAGGGCGGCGTGGCCGGTACGGCGCTGCCGTCCACCGGCTCCGCGCTGCTCGGCCTGACGGCGCTGTCCGCGCTGCTCCTCGCGACCGGCGTCGTGCTCACGAGCAGCCGGCCCAAGGGCAGGCACGCCCGCTGACGAGACGCGGGGGCCGCGTGATCGTGGCGCGGCTCGTCGTCCTGACTCAGCGCCGAGGCCGGGACGCGCTGCGCCACCGAACTCTCGGCACCGGAACACCACGCAACCCCGGTGGACCCCAGGCGGGTCGACGGCGCACCCCGCGAGGGGTCCATCCCTGCAGCCCACCAGCCGGTCTCGTGCGTGCTGATCTTCAAGGAACGGGTCGCCGACCGCCACCGAACACCGGGCTGACCGCCCTGAGGAGAATGGCTCCGGCCGGGTGGCGGCGTGATCCGCTCCGCCCTAGCGGACGACCAGCTGCGCGTACATGAGCGGGTGGACCTGGCAGAAGAGCACGTAGTCGCCCGGCGTGAGCGGGCTCTCCTTCCAGGTCAGCCCCGTGCTCTCGCCGCTGTCCACGATGTCGGTCGCCACGATCGGCTTCTGCGTCCACGGCTGCTTCGCGTCGGGCACGACGGCGACGTTGTGGGGGAGCTGCGACGGGTTGGCGAACTCGATCCCCGGGAAGCCGGCCCGCACGACGTAGCATCCCTGGTCGAACTTCATCTCGGTGGCGTGCGCGGCGACGTGCAGCTCGTCGGCGGGGTACTCGAGGTCGCAGAACTCGTAGCGGCCCGTGAGGTCGGTGACGCCGGCGGGCGGGGTCGACGCCGGGGTGATCGAGGGCGCGGCAGGCGTGACCGTACGCTCCGGCGCCGCGACGAGCGCGACCACCGATGCGGTCGCGAGGACCGGTGCCGCGAACAGCGCGGTCGTCCTGGCGGCGCGGCGGCGCCGGATGCGCCGCGGGAGACCGCCGGGCATGGGAGGTACGGCGGGCGCGTCGCCCGCCCGCTCGCGCAGCAGCGCGGCGAGGTCGTCGGTCGGGTCAGTCATCGGGCACCTCGTCGGTGGAGAG
The sequence above is a segment of the Frankiaceae bacterium genome. Coding sequences within it:
- a CDS encoding plastocyanin/azurin family copper-binding protein, which codes for MTDPTDDLAALLRERAGDAPAVPPMPGGLPRRIRRRRAARTTALFAAPVLATASVVALVAAPERTVTPAAPSITPASTPPAGVTDLTGRYEFCDLEYPADELHVAAHATEMKFDQGCYVVRAGFPGIEFANPSQLPHNVAVVPDAKQPWTQKPIVATDIVDSGESTGLTWKESPLTPGDYVLFCQVHPLMYAQLVVR